The genomic DNA GGAGCCCCGTGAACGAGGCCAGTCTGTGGATTGATGGCGATGGGGCTGATCCGTTGATATTTAGGCGACGGCGACTCAGTGGCAGGCAAGTCTTTCACGGTGCCCACGTCAGGCAAGCTCTGGGAAAATGCACAAATGGAAAAGAACAAAGCGATGAGAACAAAGGGGGCAACTACGACGCGGTGGGTCACGTGCTCTCCTGGGCCGAAAAACCAACACCCTGTTCACAACCGGAGTTGAGGCGGGTGTTTAAATAAATAGATGCAGAAAACCCGTACCAGGAGCGGAAGGCTTTCACCAGGCCTGTTTAAACGCTTGAAAAGCAAGGAGAAGCAGCCCTGACCGGCCTCCAGCAGGGTACCCGTACCGTTGTGCTCTTTCCAACAGCTTTGTTCGCCTATATTTATTAGCGTGTGCAGAACCACCATTAAGCAAGCACAGTTTTGAACAGGATTGCAGTGGTTTTGCCCGCCAGCGGCTACTGTAACGATTGAAGCGAATACCTGATTTGCGGCAATTGCCGGGAAAGGTAGACTTGAAGACATGAGCTCCAGACACGCCAAATTGATGTTCCTTATTTTGATCGTGCTGGTGACTCTCCTGTTTTTCGTGCATGTGCCCAGCGGCGGGTTCCAATCAAAGAATGGTCCCACCACGCCAGTCAACAATCTAGACCTGCGAGTTGCGCTGGCAGGACTGCTGCTTTTGCTTGGTCTAGGCGGAATCGCTTTTTCCCGCTGCCTTGCCTTGAATCCCGTGTGCCATTTTTCCCCGATCGCTTTGCATTATCCCGATGCCAGCATCATTGGCGTCGCTCTCCGCTGCTGATTTAGTTCTCCTCTATTGTCTGCGCTGGCCAGCTTTCTGGGCCGGCAGTTGCGTGTTTCTTTTTCGCAAACAAAATGGAGAACACAATCGTGCCAAAGGAAAATCATTTTCACCTCCAGGCGTCTAATGCCGCGGCCGACTGGAAGATTATCGAATGCAAGAAACACCTGCTGGTAATCGACGTAGCCGGCAAAACGCTGCGGTTAGTTTCCAAACCGCTGCGGTTCAAAGGCAAACCGCAGTACAAAGTACCGCCGGATTGCGATCCCCGGATGTGGTAAAGACCGTGAAAGGGCACGGCTTCGATTCGTGTCCCTGAACTTGAATGGTAATCGCTGGAGGATGCGGCCCTAAAGAACGGCGTAACAGATTTTATAGCCCATCGCGACTGACGAAGATTTGCCGCCAATCAGGATGATTAAACTTTTAGATGGATCGCGTGGTCTGCGAGAGTTCTTGGCTGGGCGTGTTGGTTCAGAAAACTCAAGATCGCTTCCACCACGGCGTCTTCGCCCATGGCAGTATTGATCATGGCGTGATATACGGGGCGGTTTGGCCACTCTGTGTGGAAATAATTTCTGATGAACGCCGCGCGCTCTCGGTCAACCGTATCCACCAGCGCCTCAGCCTTTGCCTGTGTGTTGCCCTCAGACACCAGCCGTCGCACCTTGTCAGCCGTGGGAGCGTACAGAAAGATGCGCAGGGCGTCTTTGCGGTGTTGCAGAAAGTGCTGTGAACCCCGGCCCACGATCACGCAATTTCCCGCGCCCGCGGCTTGCTCAACTACTCGCTGAGAAATCTTAAAGATGCTGTCTGAATCCAGCATCTCCACTGGCGGGCCGCCGCGATAGCCTTCTGAACTTCCCAGCGCAAATGATTTGAGCAAGCGCTGGTAAAGCGGGTCCCGGCGTTCTTCGCGTTGCGCCACCGCGGATTGTTCGCAGTGCGCATGCCGGGCAATCTCTTGTGTAAGCTGCTGGTCCCACAGCTTCCAGCCCAGGCGGGAAGCCAGTTTCGCCGCAATTTGCGCCGCGCCAGAACCATATTCGCGCTCGATGGTTATGATTCGAATCACGCTGCCCTCAAAAACTTAGATGCTCTCCGGGTCTCACCGCGTAAGCAGGATTTTAGGCTTTCTTGCCGGACGGCAAAACTGTACGGGATTCGGGGGATTTGGACAAGTCCAATTCGGAATTAGCGGGTCCACCGTGGAAGGCGTATCACAAACTCAAATCGCACAAAAAGGAACCCCCAGTACAAGAATTCCAACAGCAATGGCCCAAATCCAATTGCGCTTCGTAGAATAAATTACCTGAAGACATACAGGTGGTTAAGTTCATTGTCGCACCAATTTGTGCTTTAATTGCCGCCCAGGAGGTGCACGATGCGCAAGTCAATTGCAGCGGTCCTGTTCATGATGTTTATGACCTTTTTGGCCTTGGCGGCCAATCCAGCCGATGATGTAAAAAAAGCGGACCAGGACTGGGCAAAGGCGGCGGGATCTAAAAACGTTGACCAGTTCATGAGCTTCATCACGATGACGCCTACGTGTCCGGCAACGACGGCAAGTGGGTCCACGGCAAGCAGGCAATTAAAGATCTCTGGTCAAAAATGCTGGCTGATCCAAACTTCAAGCTGAGCTGGACTGTGGACACTGCCGACGTGTCAAAAGATCTGGGATACACGCGCGGAACATTTTCCGGCAGCATGGGCAATCAGCCGATGTCCGGCAGCTACACCACGGTCTGGAAAAAAGATAAGGCCGGAAAGTGGAAAGCCATTGTGGACATTGCCGCGCCGGCTTCAGGACAGTGACAGCGTTCAAGTAAAAGAGGTCCTGCGAAGAAAAATGCCGTCCAGCTTTAGCTGGACGGCATTCTGTTTTGGTCGATTCGCTAGTTTACTGTCAGCGTCAACGGAGTGGAGTGGACTAACGGTCCGCTGGTGCCCGTAACGGTTAGGTGATAGACGCCCTGCGTTGCGCGATGATCAACCACAAACGTCAGGGTTGACGAGCCGCTGTTTGTGACGGAGGTCTGAGAAAATGTTGCCGTCACCAGTGAAGGCACGCCGGAAATGCTTAAATTCACCACGCCGGTAAAGCCGTTCACTGCGCCAATTGTCACGGTATCAGTTCCACTGGAGTTGCGTTTCACTGTGATGGAGGGCTGGCCTAGTGTGACGGTGAAATCCGCAGCCGGCACGGCATCAACTTGCAGCGTGACTGAGGTCGTGTGTGTAAGCGTTCCATCCGAGCCGGTGATGGTCAACGGATAAGTACCCGGCGGAGTGGAGTTGTTGGTGGTGATGGAAAGCGTGGTGCTGCCCGAGCTGCTCAATGAAAGAGGATTGAACGTCGATGTCGTGCCGGCCGGCAATCCGCTGACGCTGAAGCTCACCGTTCCCGAGTAACTATTGATCGGCGTCAAAGAAACCGAGTAGCTGGTGGACTGGCCTACCAGGATCTCTTGACTCGTGGGCGAAGGCGTTAGCGAAAAATCAGGCACCAAGATCGTCAGCGTGGCCGTGGTCGAGTGCACCAGTGGCCCGCTGGTCCCAGTGATTGTAAGCGTGTAAGGTCCACCTGGAGTGTTGGCTCCCGGCACAATGGCCAGAGACGAAAGCCCTGAGCCTTGTACTGTCGATGGGTTGAACGTTGCAGTGGCTCCGGGCGGTAAGCCAGCGATACTCAGGTTCACAGCACCCGTGAACCCACCGGATGCGCTGACCGTGACTCCATAGCCGATATTCTGGCCCTGGTTTACAGTCTGTGACGTTGGGGAAACTGAAATCCCAAAGTCGCCTATGGCAGTTACAACCAGAACTACCTGAGTGGTTGCCGTGGAGACGCCATCGCTCGCGGAAATCGTCAGCGGATAAGTTCCCGGCGGCGTGAGTGGAGAGGTGGCTGAAGTTGAAATTGTGAGCGAGCTCGTGCCGGACGCCGTAAGGCTGGTTGGACTGAATACCGGCGTTGTTGAAATCGGCAGGCCGCTCACACTAAAGTTCACCGTGCCCACGTAACCGCTGGCCGTGGTGAGAGAGACTGTGTAGGTGGCCGACGTGCCCTGCTGTACCGTCACGCTTGCCGGGCTGGCTGAAATGCTGAAGTTTGCTACCACAAGAGTCACGCTGGCGCTGTGCGTCAACACTCCGTCGGTCGCCGTGATGACCAGCGGATAGCTGCCGCTCGGCGTGGTGCCTGCCGTGGTTGTAATCGCCAGACCCGAACTTCCGGATCCGGTGACTGAAGGCGGAGTAAAGACCGGCGACGCGCCGGCGGGCAGCCCGCTTACGCTCAAGCTGACCGTTCCCGTATATCCGTTCAGTGCGGCGACTGTTGCTGTGTAATTCGCTGTGTTTCCCACAACCACAGTTTGCGTGGCCGAAGACGCTGTCAGAGAAAAGTCAGGCGCTGTAATCACAAGTGTGACGGAAGCCGTGTGAGTCAAAACTCCGTCTGTGCCTGTGATCGTCAGCGGATAGCTGCCAAGCGGTGTAGTTGCCAGTGTGGTGATGCTCAGCGATGAAGTGCCTGCTCCGCTCAACGTTGGAGGAGTAAACGTTGGGCTTGCGCCGGCAGGAAGTCCGCTGACGCTGAATGTCACCGTGTTCGAATAGTTGTCAAAAACCGATTCTGTGACTGTGTAAGTTGCCGTGCTGCCCTGGTTCACGGATTGTGAGGCAGGAGCGGCAGCCAGTGAGAAGTCAGGTGTGCCGTTGTTGTTCCAGAAATTCACCATGTTGCTGGCGTCCACTGAACCCCAGCCGGTCACCAAATCATAGCCAACGCCCGCGCTGAATCCCGCGATTCCCGGGACGGTGTTGTTTCCGGTCGTGGTGTCATGATAAACGGCGATGCCGCCGCCAAACTGGTTCTGCCCCATGGTATAGAAGACTGGATTTGCGTTACCTTGCGCCGCTCCGGTTTTCTGCACGACTAGAGCCATCAATCCGGCAAAAGAAGGTGAAGCTGCTGAAGTTCCGCCCACTGCGGCCAGTCCGGTTGTGCCTGTGGTATGGCCTTGAACAATGATGTACCCGTCATGGCCTGCCGAGCTCAGTGACACGTCAGGAATATCGCGTGCGCCGTCCACCGGCACGCCCGGCCCTGCCTGGAATACGGGTTTTGCATACACCTGGCTCGCGCCGCCGCCTGTGGCGAACAAGCCTGATCCGCCCGGTACCGAACCGCTTTCATTCCATGCGATCTCTGGGATGTAGCTCAGGGCTGACGACTGGTCAATGGGATCATTTGCCGCTGC from Terriglobia bacterium includes the following:
- a CDS encoding cytidylate kinase-like family protein, which encodes MIRIITIEREYGSGAAQIAAKLASRLGWKLWDQQLTQEIARHAHCEQSAVAQREERRDPLYQRLLKSFALGSSEGYRGGPPVEMLDSDSIFKISQRVVEQAAGAGNCVIVGRGSQHFLQHRKDALRIFLYAPTADKVRRLVSEGNTQAKAEALVDTVDRERAAFIRNYFHTEWPNRPVYHAMINTAMGEDAVVEAILSFLNQHAQPRTLADHAIHLKV